A genomic region of Arcobacter sp. LA11 contains the following coding sequences:
- a CDS encoding cache domain-containing protein, whose amino-acid sequence MLINSEKQLLNFVKYSPIVVIMTIAIIVNSLIYIQNEKNFRKDLEVYKKNYIETNKALIKVQVEKVYNDVINEKAKLEKELHKDLENSINQAYSIIENIYNKFSDKDDTEILELIKEALRNIRFNNDRGYFYIFNMKGENVLHPLKPQLEGKSVLGTKDKKGQLITETMIENLKKKDTFFNELYWFKPNDLKGEYKKITFNKLFKPLGIFVGTGEYIDDFTKNLKNHMIEDHIQKITYGKNGYVFIFDYDGTQLAHVKESYIGKNRLNLKDANGFEITKEIIKKAKEGSGYIKYIGTIMPETGKPASKVTYIKGLEDWQWAIASGFYDKELIKYLDKKEKELKEINDESLKNTMIISLLMTIFLLFIATYISDVLKKFFDNYNKRILKELNANRKKDMILYQQSKMASMGEMIGNIAHQWRQPLNLISTATSRIKLEDDLGILTKDTQNESINAILKSTKYLSQTIDDFREFFNPNKIAKEFTTEELYEKTVQLTSSRFSNRNIHIIKNIQNFQILTYENELIQAIINILNNAIDAFETSKQNEKIILFDIKRVSECKMQDCEVSDCSEFEQDGKMIITIKDNAGGIPKQNIEKIFEAYFTTKHQSQGTGIGLYMTYQIIQKHLEGFISVENKTFKYKEKEYKGAEFSITIPLN is encoded by the coding sequence ATGTTAATAAATAGTGAGAAACAACTTTTAAACTTTGTTAAATACTCCCCTATTGTAGTAATCATGACTATTGCCATAATAGTGAACTCTCTTATTTATATACAAAATGAAAAAAACTTTAGAAAAGATTTAGAAGTCTATAAAAAAAATTATATAGAAACAAATAAAGCTCTTATAAAAGTACAAGTAGAAAAGGTTTATAACGATGTTATTAACGAAAAAGCTAAATTAGAAAAAGAATTACATAAAGATTTAGAAAATAGTATTAATCAAGCTTACTCAATCATAGAAAATATTTATAACAAATTTTCTGATAAAGATGATACAGAAATTTTAGAACTTATAAAAGAAGCACTTAGAAATATAAGATTCAACAATGATAGAGGATACTTTTATATTTTTAATATGAAAGGTGAAAATGTTCTTCATCCTTTAAAACCCCAATTAGAAGGGAAATCTGTACTAGGAACAAAAGATAAAAAAGGTCAATTGATTACAGAGACTATGATTGAAAATCTTAAAAAGAAAGATACTTTTTTCAATGAATTATATTGGTTTAAACCTAATGATTTAAAAGGTGAATATAAAAAAATCACTTTTAATAAACTATTTAAGCCTTTAGGTATATTTGTAGGAACAGGTGAATATATCGATGATTTTACAAAAAATTTAAAAAATCATATGATAGAAGATCATATTCAAAAAATTACTTATGGAAAAAATGGATATGTTTTTATTTTTGATTATGATGGAACACAACTAGCTCATGTAAAAGAGTCTTATATAGGAAAAAATCGATTAAACTTAAAAGATGCAAATGGTTTTGAAATTACTAAAGAAATAATAAAAAAAGCTAAAGAAGGTAGTGGATATATAAAGTATATTGGAACAATTATGCCTGAAACAGGAAAACCTGCTAGTAAAGTTACTTATATAAAAGGTTTAGAAGATTGGCAGTGGGCTATAGCATCTGGATTTTATGATAAAGAATTAATAAAATATCTAGATAAAAAAGAAAAAGAGTTAAAAGAGATAAATGATGAATCACTAAAAAACACTATGATTATAAGTCTTTTGATGACTATATTCTTATTGTTTATTGCAACTTATATATCTGATGTTCTAAAAAAGTTTTTTGATAATTATAATAAACGAATTTTAAAAGAGTTAAATGCAAATAGAAAAAAAGATATGATTTTATATCAACAATCAAAGATGGCTTCTATGGGAGAGATGATAGGAAATATCGCTCACCAATGGAGACAACCATTAAACTTAATTAGTACTGCTACTAGTAGAATTAAACTAGAAGATGATTTAGGAATACTTACAAAAGACACACAAAATGAATCAATAAATGCAATTCTAAAATCTACAAAATATTTATCTCAAACAATTGATGATTTTAGAGAGTTTTTTAATCCTAATAAAATAGCAAAAGAATTTACTACAGAAGAATTATATGAAAAAACAGTTCAATTAACATCTTCAAGATTTTCTAATAGAAATATTCATATTATTAAAAATATTCAGAATTTTCAAATTCTTACTTATGAAAATGAGCTAATACAGGCAATTATTAATATCTTAAATAATGCGATTGATGCGTTTGAAACTAGTAAACAAAATGAAAAAATCATTTTATTTGATATCAAAAGAGTATCTGAATGCAAAATGCAAGATTGTGAAGTTTCAGATTGTTCAGAATTTGAACAAGATGGAAAGATGATAATCACAATAAAAGACAATGCAGGTGGAATTCCAAAACAAAATATTGAAAAAATATTTGAAGCCTACTTTACAACAAAACACCAATCACAAGGTACAGGAATAGGTTTATATATGACTTATCAGATTATACAAAAGCATTTAGAAGGCTTTATTAGTGTAGAAAATAAAACTTTTAAGTATAAAGAAAAAGAGTATAAAGGTGCAGAATTTTCAATAACTATTCCTCTTAATTAA
- the purT gene encoding formate-dependent phosphoribosylglycinamide formyltransferase — MKFTAPLKSDSIKIMLLGSGELGKEVIIEAQRLGIETIAVDSYNNAPAQLVANRAYTINMKNENEILDVIRKEKPTYILPEVEAINIEALFTAEKEGFHVIPNADAVNKTMNRKNIRQFAAEELKVKTGPYEFVSTFEGLQKAAKNMGFPCVIKPVMSSSGHGQSVAKSKKDLKASWEIAKEARGDASELIVEAFVKFDYEITMLTVRNEKQTVFCEPIGHIQQDGDYIFSWQPMDMSKKAKKSAQKIAKTVTDGLGGRGIFGVEMFVKGDEVYFSEVSPRPHDTGMVTMITQSQSEFALHVRAVLGLPLDYIDYGAGASAAYKAKNDTFNPEIKIEKSAFTKDSFVRVFGKPQSHVGRRMAVALTFDKNSSKKALAKSRKIIKKFTDN, encoded by the coding sequence ATGAAATTTACAGCACCTCTAAAATCTGATTCAATTAAAATCATGCTTCTAGGAAGTGGAGAACTTGGTAAAGAAGTTATCATAGAAGCTCAAAGGCTTGGTATTGAAACAATCGCAGTTGATAGTTATAACAATGCTCCCGCACAACTTGTAGCAAATAGAGCTTATACTATAAACATGAAAAATGAAAACGAAATTTTAGATGTAATAAGAAAAGAAAAACCAACTTATATTTTACCTGAAGTTGAAGCAATCAATATTGAAGCTCTTTTTACTGCTGAAAAAGAAGGTTTTCATGTTATTCCAAATGCTGATGCAGTAAATAAAACAATGAATAGAAAAAATATTCGTCAGTTTGCAGCAGAAGAACTAAAAGTAAAAACTGGTCCATACGAATTTGTTTCTACTTTTGAAGGCTTACAAAAAGCTGCAAAAAACATGGGTTTCCCTTGTGTTATTAAACCTGTTATGAGTTCATCAGGACATGGTCAAAGTGTTGCAAAAAGTAAAAAAGATTTAAAAGCTTCATGGGAAATTGCAAAAGAAGCCAGAGGTGATGCAAGTGAGTTAATCGTTGAAGCATTTGTTAAATTTGATTATGAAATTACAATGCTTACAGTTAGAAATGAAAAACAAACTGTATTTTGTGAACCAATTGGACATATACAACAAGATGGTGACTATATTTTCTCATGGCAACCAATGGATATGAGTAAAAAAGCTAAAAAAAGTGCACAAAAGATTGCTAAAACTGTAACTGATGGTTTAGGTGGTCGTGGTATTTTTGGTGTAGAAATGTTTGTAAAAGGTGATGAAGTATACTTCTCAGAAGTAAGTCCAAGACCTCATGATACAGGGATGGTTACTATGATTACTCAATCTCAAAGTGAGTTTGCACTTCATGTTAGAGCAGTATTAGGATTGCCTTTAGATTATATTGATTATGGTGCAGGGGCAAGTGCTGCGTATAAAGCAAAAAATGATACTTTTAATCCAGAAATAAAAATTGAAAAAAGTGCTTTTACAAAAGATTCATTTGTAAGAGTATTTGGAAAACCTCAGTCACATGTAGGTAGAAGAATGGCCGTAGCTTTGACATTTGATAAAAACTCAAGTAAAAAAGCACTAGCAAAATCTAGAAAAATTATCAAAAAATTTACTGATAACTAG
- a CDS encoding glucosaminidase domain-containing protein: MKNLFKILILVSALLITLNADAGFPKSYYKLPIAQQKDYFFNYFNERIEIENREILKERAFVKSLNKNKNLDPNSEEYKKLKDLQIKYKVQNIYNYSRYLERIDIIPPSMALAQAATESGWGKSRFFKKANNIFGHWTYNPAIGMMPLRRASGKKHFIRIFPNLQASIKAYMKNLNRTGAYYEFRLKRKQMRTAGKLVDGMKLSATMSKYSGIGHNYVKILKAIIRKNKLINFDKNFQAKIKKENEELIQKEGKK; this comes from the coding sequence ATGAAAAATTTATTTAAAATATTAATCTTAGTATCTGCATTATTAATTACACTTAATGCAGATGCTGGCTTTCCAAAAAGTTACTATAAACTACCTATAGCACAACAAAAAGATTATTTCTTTAACTATTTTAATGAAAGAATTGAAATAGAAAATAGAGAAATTTTGAAAGAAAGAGCTTTTGTTAAATCTCTAAATAAAAATAAAAATTTAGACCCTAACTCTGAAGAGTATAAAAAATTAAAAGATTTACAAATCAAATATAAAGTACAGAATATATATAACTATTCAAGATATTTAGAAAGAATTGATATTATTCCTCCATCTATGGCTTTAGCACAAGCTGCGACAGAGAGTGGTTGGGGTAAAAGTAGATTTTTTAAAAAAGCAAATAATATTTTTGGTCACTGGACATACAATCCTGCAATTGGGATGATGCCACTTAGACGAGCTTCTGGGAAAAAGCATTTTATAAGGATTTTTCCAAACTTACAAGCTTCTATTAAAGCATATATGAAAAACTTAAATCGTACAGGGGCATACTATGAGTTTAGATTAAAAAGAAAACAAATGAGAACAGCAGGAAAACTTGTAGATGGGATGAAATTAAGTGCCACAATGTCAAAATATTCAGGTATTGGACATAATTATGTAAAAATTTTAAAAGCAATTATTAGAAAAAATAAACTTATAAACTTTGATAAAAATTTTCAAGCAAAAATCAAAAAAGAAAATGAAGAATTAATACAAAAAGAAGGAAAAAAATGA
- the dapF gene encoding diaminopimelate epimerase gives MTYTKYSASGNDFVIFHTFIEKDYTEDAIRLCNRTEGIGADGFVVLLPCDEADFKWQFYNSDGSDAAMCGNATRAVAHYAYNNGLASSQMKFLTEAGLIESEVDDNIVESQMTKPVVIKEEFQQEGFTWYLIDTGVPHLVTIVDDLEKYDHDLCAKMRYEHNANVNFAKIENGIIKVRTYERGVEGETLACGTGMVACFIRANDLDLVENKTFVYPKSEEELTISKISEKIYFKGAVKQIFTASI, from the coding sequence ATGACATATACAAAATATTCTGCAAGTGGAAATGATTTTGTAATTTTTCATACATTTATTGAAAAAGACTATACTGAAGATGCAATAAGATTATGTAATAGAACAGAAGGAATAGGAGCAGATGGTTTTGTTGTACTATTGCCTTGTGATGAAGCAGATTTTAAATGGCAATTTTATAATAGTGATGGAAGTGATGCTGCAATGTGTGGAAATGCAACTAGAGCTGTAGCACACTATGCATACAATAACGGTTTAGCTTCATCACAAATGAAATTTTTAACTGAAGCTGGACTAATTGAATCAGAAGTAGATGATAATATTGTTGAATCTCAAATGACAAAACCTGTTGTTATAAAAGAAGAGTTTCAACAAGAAGGTTTTACTTGGTACCTAATTGATACAGGAGTTCCTCACTTAGTAACTATTGTTGATGATTTAGAAAAATATGACCATGATTTATGTGCAAAAATGAGATATGAACACAACGCAAATGTAAACTTTGCAAAAATCGAAAATGGCATTATAAAAGTTAGAACATATGAAAGAGGTGTAGAGGGTGAAACTCTTGCTTGTGGAACAGGAATGGTTGCTTGTTTTATAAGAGCTAATGATTTAGATTTAGTAGAAAACAAAACTTTTGTTTATCCAAAAAGTGAAGAAGAATTAACTATTTCAAAAATATCAGAAAAAATATATTTTAAAGGTGCTGTAAAACAGATTTTTACAGCTTCAATATAA
- the coaE gene encoding dephospho-CoA kinase (Dephospho-CoA kinase (CoaE) performs the final step in coenzyme A biosynthesis.), whose translation MSNDLFKHAIALTGGIATGKSTVCNLLKLHGFLTIDADKIAHKLLDMHSGKIAQMFGNEFVENGKVLRKNLGRIIFSNEEEKLKLEAFIHPLIKEEIIKEAAIFEKQNKPYFIDIPLFFEKMHYPIPKSLVIYTPKELQIQRLMQRDGINEEEAALKISNQMDIEKKKDLADLVIDNSSNLKNLQREVERIIKEIL comes from the coding sequence AGTAATGATTTATTTAAACATGCAATAGCTTTAACAGGTGGAATTGCGACAGGTAAAAGTACAGTTTGTAATCTACTAAAACTTCATGGTTTTCTTACAATTGATGCAGATAAAATAGCCCATAAGCTACTTGATATGCATAGTGGCAAAATTGCCCAAATGTTTGGAAATGAGTTTGTAGAGAATGGAAAAGTTCTAAGAAAAAACCTAGGTAGAATAATTTTTTCAAATGAAGAAGAAAAATTAAAACTAGAAGCTTTTATACATCCTTTGATAAAAGAAGAGATTATAAAAGAAGCTGCAATATTTGAAAAACAAAATAAACCCTATTTCATAGATATTCCACTATTTTTTGAAAAGATGCATTATCCAATACCAAAATCTTTAGTAATTTATACGCCAAAAGAGTTACAAATTCAAAGATTAATGCAAAGGGATGGTATCAATGAAGAAGAAGCAGCGCTTAAAATATCTAATCAAATGGATATAGAAAAGAAAAAAGATTTAGCTGATTTAGTAATTGATAACTCTTCAAATTTAAAAAATTTGCAAAGAGAAGTAGAAAGAATCATTAAGGAGATTTTATGA